The Planococcus versutus genome contains a region encoding:
- a CDS encoding GNAT family N-acetyltransferase, producing MVYLGDKPLLVGKTVILRPFKDEDFPFIEECLKDPEVLKLTGSDSDFNQEATLHWYNTRNRQTDRLDLAIVDPSQDFLVGEVVINAYDEKNHSMNFRILIGPKGRNQGLGTEATRLTIDYVFENTTLNQLTLSVFDFNPRARHVYEKVGFVPSSIDKNDLEFQGEWIDSINMKLTRENWLNRTK from the coding sequence ATGGTCTATCTAGGTGATAAGCCACTACTAGTAGGAAAGACAGTTATTCTTAGACCGTTTAAGGATGAGGACTTTCCTTTTATAGAGGAATGTTTAAAGGACCCAGAAGTATTAAAACTGACAGGGAGCGATTCGGATTTTAATCAGGAAGCAACTCTCCATTGGTACAATACAAGAAATAGACAAACGGATCGCTTGGATCTTGCTATTGTTGATCCATCCCAGGACTTCTTAGTAGGAGAAGTGGTGATCAATGCATACGATGAAAAAAATCATAGTATGAATTTCAGGATTCTCATTGGACCAAAAGGGAGAAATCAAGGGTTGGGAACGGAAGCGACTCGACTGACCATTGATTATGTATTTGAAAATACGACACTCAATCAACTAACTTTAAGCGTTTTTGACTTTAATCCAAGAGCCAGGCATGTATATGAAAAGGTTGGCTTTGTACCATCGAGCATTGATAAAAACGATCTGGAGTTCCAAGGAGAATGGATTGACTCTATTAATATGAAGTTAACAAGAGAGAATTGGCTCAACAGAACAAAGTGA
- a CDS encoding ribonuclease E inhibitor RraB, protein MTVFPNDEDGQVLKMLSKQGVDFTEPQNVDFVIAVPAKKNDKAILETLRSEGFNCELEQDEETEEWTCYCFITMLLKYKEIVDIQKRLDELSKPHDGYTEGWGLMVN, encoded by the coding sequence ATGACAGTATTCCCCAACGATGAAGATGGACAAGTATTAAAAATGTTATCTAAACAAGGCGTTGACTTTACAGAACCACAAAATGTTGATTTTGTGATTGCAGTTCCAGCTAAAAAGAACGATAAAGCAATTTTAGAAACTTTAAGAAGTGAAGGATTTAATTGTGAATTAGAACAAGATGAGGAAACTGAAGAATGGACTTGTTATTGTTTTATAACGATGCTTTTAAAATACAAAGAGATAGTAGATATACAAAAACGACTTGACGAATTAAGTAAACCTCATGATGGTTATACAGAGGGATGGGGACTCATGGTTAACTAA
- the relB gene encoding type II toxin-antitoxin system RelB family antitoxin, with amino-acid sequence MATISLRVDERDSKLIRDYAKLKKTSVSDLMRNAIIEKIEDEIDLEHFDRVLANVEKTYSLDEVKKELGL; translated from the coding sequence GTGGCTACTATTTCCTTGCGTGTAGATGAACGTGACAGTAAATTGATTCGTGATTATGCCAAATTAAAAAAGACATCTGTTTCTGATTTAATGAGAAATGCCATCATTGAAAAGATTGAAGATGAAATCGATTTAGAGCATTTTGATCGTGTCCTGGCAAATGTGGAAAAAACCTATTCATTGGATGAAGTCAAAAAAGAGCTCGGTTTGTAA
- a CDS encoding type II toxin-antitoxin system RelE family toxin has protein sequence MYTVRFSEVALKKLKKMDRYQASLLVGWIEKNLNNCDDPRTQGKALVANHKGKWRYRVGDYRILALIEDEKIVITIIDVGHRKDIYE, from the coding sequence ATGTATACTGTTCGATTCTCAGAAGTGGCATTGAAGAAATTAAAGAAAATGGATCGTTACCAGGCTTCCCTCTTGGTTGGCTGGATTGAAAAGAATCTGAACAACTGTGACGACCCCAGAACTCAAGGGAAAGCATTAGTTGCAAATCACAAGGGAAAATGGCGTTACCGAGTAGGAGACTATCGCATACTGGCTTTAATTGAAGATGAAAAAATCGTCATCACCATCATTGATGTTGGACATCGCAAAGATATTTACGAATAA
- a CDS encoding RepB family plasmid replication initiator protein, with product MLGLEGLDSNVIFKGVVEELLSKVVEIPREHGDWMMTHWIESVKYVEGSNVIRFGLSPDIKPYFMRLKRYLFP from the coding sequence ATGCTTGGGCTAGAAGGATTGGACAGCAATGTGATATTTAAAGGTGTTGTAGAAGAATTGCTATCTAAAGTAGTGGAGATTCCACGTGAACATGGGGATTGGATGATGACTCACTGGATAGAGAGCGTTAAGTATGTAGAAGGCTCTAATGTGATTCGATTCGGACTTTCACCAGATATTAAACCCTATTTTATGCGATTGAAAAGATATCTCTTCCCTTAA
- a CDS encoding acyl-ACP desaturase: protein MLNSDLDIRLEPRLKELYQLHKERSANIDWSYHEFIPWDKAMSFKRVPWDKSQVTLPEGVIIAVETALLTEVNLPWYTSHLDYTFKNSMEVINDFVRTWTAEEDQHSNLLETYLLVTRNVDPVRLHALRKRVVESGWFPDFTNPLATMAYTTLQELATLVFYNNVAKVAGLYDKDLATLLRRVAKDEALHYAFYRDTVKAHLELDPNFIVFFEKVIINFSMPGAVMPDFKDRMKTIAIDTNYGPLQYFDQVLDVVIKYWDIANLQPTSEDAKQSQANILKYHGRLKRIKERQEKNKR from the coding sequence ATGTTAAATTCAGATTTGGATATACGCTTAGAACCACGCCTTAAAGAATTATATCAATTACATAAGGAACGCTCTGCAAATATTGACTGGAGCTATCACGAATTTATTCCATGGGACAAGGCCATGTCCTTTAAACGAGTTCCTTGGGATAAGAGTCAAGTAACGCTTCCAGAAGGTGTAATTATTGCGGTAGAAACAGCATTACTTACAGAAGTAAATTTACCTTGGTATACTTCGCATTTGGATTATACATTTAAAAATTCAATGGAAGTCATAAATGATTTCGTACGCACTTGGACGGCTGAAGAAGACCAGCACTCTAACTTACTGGAAACGTATTTATTGGTGACACGAAACGTAGATCCCGTAAGATTGCATGCATTAAGAAAACGAGTAGTTGAAAGTGGTTGGTTTCCAGACTTCACAAATCCTCTAGCAACAATGGCCTATACTACTTTGCAAGAGTTAGCTACACTCGTTTTTTATAACAATGTAGCTAAGGTAGCGGGTCTTTACGACAAAGATTTAGCAACATTACTTCGACGTGTAGCGAAAGACGAAGCACTTCATTATGCATTCTATCGCGACACAGTGAAAGCCCATCTTGAACTTGATCCGAATTTCATTGTTTTTTTTGAGAAAGTAATTATTAATTTCTCTATGCCAGGTGCCGTTATGCCAGACTTTAAGGATAGAATGAAAACCATTGCCATAGATACGAATTATGGACCACTGCAATACTTTGACCAAGTATTAGATGTCGTTATAAAATATTGGGATATTGCCAACTTGCAACCTACTAGCGAAGATGCCAAACAATCACAAGCGAATATATTAAAATATCATGGGCGTTTAAAAAGAATCAAAGAGCGTCAGGAAAAAAATAAAAGGTAG
- a CDS encoding IS3 family transposase (programmed frameshift), with protein MPQKRRTFSPEFKKQVVALHAGGKSRPDIVREYDLTASALDRWIAQSNQTGSFEEKDNRSPLETELLAYKKRNKQLEMEVDIFKASGADHGTKIEIIQQNQHLYSVSAMCTVLQIARSTFYYETSVSVEKAHQKAQAEQELKDEIWAIFHENRRVYGTRKLKKELANRKKWVISRRRIGRLMASLGIQSKYALPSYKPMVTPPNEATYRNVLNRQFNPAAKNAVLVSDLTYVKVGGRWNYICFLLDLYNREIVGYSLGERKDAALVQRAFASVKGDLGAVKLFHTDRGSEFKNTGIDALLKTHQIERSLSQKGTPYDNAVAEATFKILKTELINGMCFDTLNQLALELFDYVNWYNHVRLHSSLGYTSPVTYRNAALKKVV; from the exons ATGCCACAAAAAAGACGAACATTTTCCCCAGAATTCAAAAAACAGGTCGTCGCGCTGCACGCAGGCGGAAAAAGCCGACCGGATATTGTCCGGGAATACGACCTGACGGCTTCCGCCCTCGATCGGTGGATTGCCCAATCCAATCAAACTGGCTCGTTCGAGGAAAAAGATAACCGAAGCCCTTTGGAAACGGAATTGCTTGCCTACAAAAAACGAAATAAGCAGTTGGAGATGGAAGTGGATATTT TTAAAGCAAGCGGCGCTGATCATGGGACGAAAATAGAGATTATCCAACAGAATCAACACCTCTATTCAGTATCAGCAATGTGCACTGTCCTCCAAATTGCCCGCAGCACCTTTTACTATGAGACTTCCGTTTCGGTAGAAAAAGCACACCAAAAAGCCCAAGCAGAACAGGAGTTGAAAGACGAAATCTGGGCGATCTTTCACGAGAATCGCCGCGTCTATGGCACACGCAAGCTGAAAAAAGAGTTGGCGAACAGAAAGAAATGGGTGATCTCGAGACGCCGTATTGGACGCCTCATGGCGTCACTTGGCATCCAATCGAAATACGCGCTGCCATCCTACAAACCGATGGTCACGCCTCCCAATGAAGCGACATACCGGAATGTGCTGAACCGCCAATTCAATCCGGCAGCGAAAAACGCCGTGTTGGTCAGCGACCTGACGTATGTAAAGGTTGGCGGCCGCTGGAACTATATTTGTTTCCTTCTCGATTTATACAACCGTGAAATTGTGGGGTACAGTCTGGGCGAGCGTAAAGACGCTGCCCTGGTTCAACGTGCCTTCGCATCGGTCAAAGGCGACTTGGGAGCCGTGAAGCTGTTCCATACGGACCGCGGATCTGAATTCAAGAACACCGGCATCGATGCGCTATTAAAGACGCACCAAATCGAACGGTCGCTGAGCCAAAAAGGAACCCCTTACGATAATGCGGTGGCGGAAGCCACGTTCAAGATTTTGAAGACGGAACTCATCAACGGAATGTGCTTTGACACGCTTAACCAGCTAGCGCTTGAACTGTTTGATTACGTGAATTGGTACAACCATGTCCGTCTACACAGCAGTCTGGGCTATACCAGCCCTGTCACTTATCGAAACGCAGCCCTTAAAAAAGTTGTTTGA
- a CDS encoding GNAT family N-acetyltransferase, translated as MKKKFPIIETDRLILREVLKEDSADMFLYLSDKEVMKHMGLEPFQTQKETLDEIGWYQTIFKEATGIRWGITHKENGRVIGSCGFFNTHPEHSRAEIGYELSKEYWGKGIASEALEAIIHYGFQHFQLERVEALVEPANSASLKLLEKNGFKQEGLLRHYEFTCGKFDDLYIYSILKGDVVTT; from the coding sequence GTGAAAAAGAAATTCCCAATTATTGAAACAGATAGATTGATTTTACGAGAGGTACTAAAAGAAGATTCAGCTGATATGTTCCTCTATTTATCTGATAAAGAGGTAATGAAACATATGGGGCTAGAACCTTTTCAGACCCAAAAAGAGACACTCGATGAAATTGGCTGGTACCAAACCATATTCAAAGAGGCCACAGGAATTAGATGGGGAATAACACATAAAGAAAATGGAAGAGTTATTGGAAGTTGTGGTTTTTTTAATACGCACCCTGAGCATTCCCGAGCTGAGATCGGTTATGAATTAAGCAAAGAGTATTGGGGTAAAGGCATTGCTAGTGAAGCATTGGAAGCTATCATTCATTATGGGTTTCAACACTTCCAATTAGAACGCGTTGAAGCATTAGTCGAGCCTGCTAATTCTGCTTCCTTAAAACTGTTAGAGAAAAACGGATTTAAACAAGAAGGATTATTAAGACATTATGAATTTACTTGTGGCAAATTCGATGATTTATACATATATTCTATTTTAAAAGGTGATGTGGTCACTACTTAA
- a CDS encoding YkoF family thiamine/hydroxymethylpyrimidine-binding protein: protein MEPLQCGMSPIVGFRFSLHPMASNFVKVIKGALTDIDTSNVWLHTDDVSTIIRGKQIHVFNVAKALTLHTAKTGEHVALSGTFSIGCPGDSSGDVFLEKDDVLLNTDKTQQYVSSQFALYPMNNPDYMAVIYHEVERAKQQGVFNDSMHYASGIDGDIHDVFSFYEQAFTNALSDKHRHLVMTVSMSINSPSHGGS, encoded by the coding sequence ATGGAACCACTACAATGCGGTATGAGTCCAATTGTCGGATTTCGTTTTTCACTCCATCCGATGGCTAGTAATTTTGTCAAAGTAATTAAAGGAGCGTTAACCGACATCGACACCTCGAACGTTTGGTTGCATACGGATGATGTTTCGACAATTATACGCGGTAAGCAAATTCACGTTTTCAATGTTGCCAAAGCACTGACGTTGCACACAGCAAAAACTGGAGAACATGTCGCACTTTCCGGTACCTTTTCGATTGGCTGTCCTGGTGATTCGTCAGGAGATGTCTTTTTAGAAAAAGATGATGTGTTGTTAAATACAGACAAAACACAACAATACGTGTCATCTCAATTTGCGCTGTACCCAATGAACAACCCAGATTACATGGCGGTTATTTACCATGAAGTTGAGCGTGCCAAACAACAAGGTGTTTTTAATGACTCCATGCATTACGCAAGTGGTATTGACGGCGATATTCATGACGTATTCTCTTTTTATGAACAAGCATTCACTAATGCCCTTTCCGACAAACATCGCCATTTGGTGATGACTGTGTCCATGAGCATTAACAGTCCGTCGCACGGAGGTTCGTAA
- a CDS encoding ECF transporter S component translates to MLKSWKLKEVILMSLFAVVFGIVYLLFVHAANIWAAVIGPLAYEWMFGIWFIVSIICMYIIRKPGAAFLSETIASAIEVLIGNAVGPRLILSGVIQGLGAEAIFAMTGYKHFNVLVLMLAGIGSAVFSFVYGYFISGYAVLDPSFIALMFTIRVLSGAIIAGIGGKYIGDVLLATGSLRGYAISRTKKGDINV, encoded by the coding sequence ATGCTGAAATCGTGGAAATTAAAAGAAGTCATTTTGATGTCATTATTTGCAGTTGTCTTTGGTATTGTCTATTTATTGTTTGTTCACGCAGCAAACATTTGGGCAGCTGTAATTGGTCCACTCGCTTATGAATGGATGTTTGGCATTTGGTTTATTGTATCAATTATCTGCATGTATATTATTCGTAAGCCTGGCGCTGCCTTTCTTTCTGAAACGATAGCTTCAGCCATTGAAGTCCTCATTGGTAATGCCGTTGGTCCACGTCTTATTTTATCTGGCGTCATTCAAGGACTTGGCGCTGAAGCCATATTTGCAATGACCGGCTATAAACATTTTAATGTTTTAGTGCTCATGCTTGCCGGAATTGGCTCAGCTGTTTTTAGCTTTGTTTACGGTTACTTTATTTCAGGTTATGCAGTACTAGATCCGTCTTTTATCGCATTAATGTTTACAATTCGTGTCCTTAGTGGTGCGATTATTGCAGGAATTGGCGGGAAGTATATTGGTGACGTTTTACTTGCGACTGGCTCACTTCGGGGTTATGCCATTTCACGTACGAAAAAAGGTGATATCAATGTCTGA
- a CDS encoding ABC transporter ATP-binding protein, which yields MSEEIFFLNRLSFRFPEDEEKTLDKLSFSVYRGEKLVISGPSGCGKSTLLYLLNRLYPDNCDGIIDGEILLFKKAADEYAPGEINHRVATVFQDPDSQFCMPTVEEELAFTLENLHTPFEEMKMRIIEVLKLTGLIHLRKAVIQSLSGGIKQRIATACALIMDPEVLLLDEPLAHLDPYTARQYINWLKELQVKSKLTIVVVEHRLSSWGTFFEREIQLDNNGHLVADRPFVSREPVVFPQRQCAIQENTALHAEKLSVTIKNRQLLAPLSFLVERGEVVVIAGPNGSGKSTLVKTLCGVYKKTTGTIESDSIGYVPQSPEYLFLTQKVSEEVAYSRTSSRSELAKLMTNLRLKEIANVHPFCISHGQKRRVAIAAMLADKRSVLLMDEPTSGQDAAALLELFELIDRRSHEGTTLLIVTHDMEFAASIADSVLLIKDGQLTGKFAAKDLWQNDRLLLSHHLLAPKGVTRLAESFA from the coding sequence ATGTCTGAAGAGATTTTCTTTTTAAACAGGCTTTCTTTTCGCTTTCCTGAAGATGAGGAAAAAACCTTAGACAAGCTTTCATTCTCGGTTTACCGAGGTGAAAAGCTTGTCATTTCAGGGCCCAGTGGTTGTGGAAAAAGTACGCTTCTTTATTTATTGAATCGCTTGTACCCTGACAACTGCGACGGCATAATAGATGGGGAAATTCTTCTATTTAAGAAAGCAGCTGATGAGTATGCACCTGGGGAAATCAATCACCGCGTCGCGACTGTCTTTCAAGATCCCGATTCACAGTTTTGCATGCCAACTGTTGAAGAAGAACTGGCATTTACACTAGAAAATTTGCATACACCATTTGAAGAAATGAAGATGCGCATCATAGAAGTTCTAAAACTAACAGGATTAATACATTTGCGAAAAGCTGTAATCCAATCTTTATCTGGTGGAATCAAACAACGCATTGCAACTGCTTGTGCGTTAATCATGGATCCTGAAGTGTTATTGCTTGATGAACCACTTGCTCACTTGGATCCTTACACAGCCAGACAATATATCAACTGGCTAAAGGAGCTACAAGTAAAATCGAAGTTGACAATCGTCGTGGTTGAGCACCGGTTGAGCAGTTGGGGAACCTTTTTCGAAAGAGAAATTCAACTTGATAATAATGGCCATTTAGTAGCTGATCGTCCATTTGTATCAAGAGAACCGGTTGTATTTCCACAACGACAGTGTGCCATCCAAGAGAACACGGCGCTACATGCTGAAAAGCTATCCGTGACGATCAAAAACCGACAATTGCTTGCTCCTCTCTCTTTTCTAGTTGAGCGAGGCGAAGTAGTTGTTATTGCAGGACCTAATGGCAGTGGTAAATCGACACTCGTAAAGACGTTATGTGGTGTTTATAAAAAGACAACCGGTACGATCGAGTCAGATAGCATTGGTTACGTTCCACAATCCCCTGAGTATTTATTTTTAACACAAAAAGTTAGCGAAGAAGTCGCTTATTCAAGAACTTCTAGCCGATCAGAACTTGCAAAATTAATGACCAACCTGCGTCTGAAGGAAATCGCTAACGTTCATCCTTTCTGTATTAGCCACGGACAAAAAAGGCGTGTAGCAATAGCCGCGATGCTTGCTGATAAACGGTCAGTACTATTAATGGACGAACCAACTTCTGGACAAGATGCTGCAGCACTTTTAGAACTGTTTGAATTAATCGACCGGCGTTCTCACGAAGGCACAACTTTGCTAATCGTTACGCACGATATGGAATTTGCTGCGAGCATTGCTGACTCAGTCTTACTAATCAAAGATGGACAGCTAACTGGGAAATTTGCCGCAAAAGATCTGTGGCAAAACGACAGACTACTGCTATCTCACCATTTACTGGCACCTAAAGGAGTGACACGTCTTGCGGAATCTTTTGCATGA
- a CDS encoding energy-coupling factor transporter transmembrane component T family protein, with product MRNLLHDMNPSVKFVLVTVSMLVLSLFFNPWTPLLFWLSIFFLQLTMSRTNWKLWLLFMIPFSIGAFGYLWTTVVFGADTGGTIIWSFAGIDVTGAQWAHALSLAFRVMAFSTLSLLFAFTTDPVKFILSLMQQLKLSPKLAYGVMVGYQFLPVMKDEFIQIQQAQRLRGAEIQKYSWKRLVAIRRVLIPMLTGAVRKAERSAFAMEARGFTGKPRSAYYRPIRLRRLDVLMSGIFMTILLVSCLIGSWLS from the coding sequence TTGCGGAATCTTTTGCATGACATGAATCCTTCTGTAAAATTCGTTTTGGTCACAGTGTCAATGCTTGTCCTTTCACTGTTCTTTAATCCATGGACGCCACTATTATTTTGGCTAAGTATCTTTTTTTTGCAACTCACAATGAGTCGTACCAACTGGAAGTTGTGGCTTTTGTTTATGATTCCTTTTTCAATTGGTGCTTTCGGCTATTTATGGACCACCGTCGTCTTTGGTGCAGATACAGGTGGAACCATTATTTGGTCGTTTGCAGGAATTGACGTGACCGGTGCGCAATGGGCGCATGCTTTATCTCTTGCCTTTCGCGTTATGGCATTCTCGACATTGTCTTTGCTATTCGCTTTTACGACCGATCCAGTGAAGTTTATCTTGAGTCTTATGCAGCAATTAAAGCTTTCTCCAAAGCTTGCATATGGTGTAATGGTTGGTTACCAGTTTTTACCGGTGATGAAAGATGAATTCATACAAATTCAACAAGCCCAAAGACTACGCGGTGCAGAAATTCAAAAATATAGTTGGAAACGACTCGTAGCCATCCGTCGTGTACTGATCCCAATGCTTACAGGTGCTGTCAGAAAAGCTGAACGATCCGCTTTTGCTATGGAAGCGCGTGGTTTTACAGGTAAACCAAGAAGTGCTTATTACCGACCTATTCGCCTAAGACGCTTAGATGTGTTAATGTCTGGTATTTTTATGACGATCCTACTTGTCAGCTGTCTCATTGGCAGTTGGTTGAGCTAA